Proteins encoded together in one Bacteroides ovatus window:
- the dut gene encoding dUTP diphosphatase, with the protein MNIQVINKSKHPLPAYATELSAGMDIRANLSEPITLEPLQRCLVPTGLYIALPKGFEAQVRPRSGLAIKKGITVLNSPGTIDADYRGEVCIILVNLSSETFVIEDGERIAQMVIAKHEQPAWQEVEVLDETERGAGGFGHTGV; encoded by the coding sequence ATGAATATTCAAGTTATCAATAAATCGAAGCATCCGCTTCCGGCTTATGCCACTGAATTGTCCGCAGGAATGGATATCCGTGCTAATCTTTCTGAACCTATCACATTGGAACCGTTGCAACGTTGTCTGGTGCCGACAGGACTGTATATCGCCTTGCCGAAGGGATTTGAGGCACAGGTTCGTCCACGTAGCGGACTGGCGATCAAGAAAGGGATTACGGTGCTCAATTCTCCGGGTACGATTGATGCGGATTATCGTGGGGAAGTTTGTATCATTTTAGTCAATCTCTCCTCTGAAACGTTTGTGATTGAAGACGGTGAACGTATCGCGCAGATGGTGATAGCGAAGCACGAACAGCCTGCATGGCAGGAAGTAGAGGTGCTGGATGAAACAGAACGGGGAGCCGGTGGTTTCGGACATACCGGAGTATGA